In the Bifidobacterium catenulatum PV20-2 genome, one interval contains:
- a CDS encoding cell wall metabolism sensor histidine kinase WalK, producing the protein MVESLSSWWRSLTHRNDDDEHDADDDTLDDATNALLSMLPLASIVVDEHDEVIRAHPSAYSLGVVRDDVIIEDSVLQTVREVRSFGGKKQFDLTTTTAYVAQHTPKAGRLSTRQAAKQALIGQQPASKPTATVSRPNWLKVIVGKLSDNLVVVLISDVSESVRFSQVRDSFITNVSEQLLKPTQSLEQLADIVEQGGTSQQDVERNAMQLRQSCSRLEHMISDLLLLIKAQKPILPTADNRINVMDSVRAVVNSHREMAAQRNITIDMKGDESLEINGEAEQVQAALAKLVENAITYSKDGSTINVVAKANEEGTEAVISVLDRGAGIAIGEQSRIFERFYRGDNQNDHSGDGIGLGLAIVKHVALTHHGSASVWSSPGQGSTFALVLPLAGE; encoded by the coding sequence ATGGTTGAATCTTTGAGCTCGTGGTGGCGTTCATTGACGCACCGCAATGACGATGATGAGCATGATGCCGATGATGACACATTGGATGATGCCACCAATGCGTTGCTTTCCATGCTTCCGCTGGCTTCCATTGTGGTCGATGAGCATGATGAGGTGATTCGCGCGCATCCTTCCGCATATTCGCTTGGTGTGGTGCGAGACGACGTCATCATCGAAGACAGTGTGCTTCAGACGGTACGCGAAGTGCGTTCCTTCGGTGGCAAAAAGCAGTTCGATCTGACCACCACCACCGCGTATGTTGCGCAACATACGCCGAAAGCAGGCAGGCTTTCCACTCGCCAAGCCGCGAAACAGGCGCTGATTGGGCAACAGCCAGCCAGCAAGCCCACGGCAACCGTGTCAAGGCCAAACTGGTTGAAAGTCATCGTCGGCAAACTCAGCGACAATCTGGTAGTGGTGCTGATCAGCGACGTCAGCGAAAGCGTACGATTCTCGCAGGTACGTGACTCCTTTATCACCAATGTGTCCGAACAGCTGCTCAAGCCCACGCAATCGCTGGAACAATTGGCGGATATCGTGGAACAAGGTGGAACAAGCCAGCAGGATGTTGAGCGCAACGCCATGCAGCTGCGTCAGTCCTGCTCCCGCTTGGAGCATATGATTTCCGACCTGCTGCTGCTTATCAAGGCGCAGAAGCCGATCTTGCCGACCGCGGACAATCGCATCAATGTAATGGATTCGGTGCGGGCTGTGGTCAACTCCCATCGTGAGATGGCGGCGCAACGCAATATCACCATCGATATGAAGGGCGACGAAAGCTTGGAAATCAATGGCGAGGCCGAACAGGTTCAGGCGGCGCTTGCCAAACTGGTTGAAAACGCCATCACCTATTCAAAGGACGGTTCGACGATCAACGTTGTGGCCAAAGCCAATGAGGAGGGCACGGAGGCGGTCATCAGCGTGCTTGATCGTGGTGCTGGCATTGCCATTGGCGAGCAAAGCCGCATTTTCGAGCGATTCTATCGTGGCGATAATCAGAATGATCATTCCGGCGATGGCATTGGTTTGGGACTTGCGATTGTCAAGCATGTTGCGTTGACGCATCATGGTTCCGCTTCAGTGTGGAGCAGTCCGGGGCAGGGAAGCACGTTCGCGCTGGTATTGCCGTTGGCTGGGGAGTAA
- a CDS encoding DUF2530 domain-containing protein → MKIAPIIDPSVRKPSPKPVRVDLRKVFTFGTALWAIALIVCIALLAFGINAERAQTVCEAGTVIGVLMLVWEHFDRWDYRRLGE, encoded by the coding sequence ATGAAGATTGCTCCGATCATTGACCCCAGCGTGAGGAAGCCCTCCCCCAAACCAGTGCGAGTGGATTTGCGCAAGGTGTTTACGTTCGGCACCGCGCTTTGGGCCATCGCACTGATCGTCTGCATTGCATTGCTTGCATTCGGCATCAACGCCGAGCGTGCGCAGACCGTATGCGAGGCCGGCACAGTCATTGGCGTACTTATGCTGGTTTGGGAGCATTTCGACCGTTGGGACTACCGACGTCTCGGGGAATAA
- the serC gene encoding phosphoserine transaminase: MTNTVTIPSNVLPEDGRFGSGPTKIRPEQIQALDKGARNLLGTSHRQTPIKQVVGSIREGLSEFFQIPDGYEVVLGNGGASAFWDIACASLITRKAAFGTYGSFSSKFAKSAQSAPFLEEPEIFAGEPGTYRLPELTEYVDTYCWAHNETSTGVAAPVKRIAGTKEQGALTLIDATSGAGALPVDISQTDAYYFSPQKAFGSDGGLWIAVLSPAAVERAYGIAKSVDLPGARRWIPPFLSLTSAIENSRKDQTLNTPAVATLIMLENQVRWLNDNGGLAWASARCARSASLLYQWAEKSDYASPFVADKNARSNAVVTIDLDERISATQVVAALRENGIVDTNGYRKLGRNQLRIGVFPSVDPSDVDALTRCIDYVVEHL; this comes from the coding sequence ATGACGAACACTGTGACCATTCCTTCCAACGTGCTTCCGGAAGACGGACGTTTCGGCTCTGGCCCGACCAAAATCCGTCCGGAGCAAATCCAAGCGCTCGATAAGGGAGCCCGTAATCTTCTGGGAACCTCCCATCGACAGACTCCCATCAAGCAGGTGGTCGGCTCAATCCGCGAAGGACTGTCCGAATTCTTCCAGATTCCCGATGGCTACGAAGTGGTGCTGGGCAACGGCGGAGCCAGCGCGTTCTGGGATATCGCCTGCGCCTCGCTGATCACCCGCAAGGCCGCATTCGGCACGTACGGCTCATTCAGCTCGAAGTTCGCCAAGTCAGCGCAATCCGCACCGTTCCTTGAGGAGCCGGAGATTTTCGCAGGAGAGCCGGGAACCTACCGTCTGCCAGAGCTCACGGAATACGTGGACACCTACTGCTGGGCCCATAATGAGACTTCCACTGGCGTTGCCGCACCGGTCAAACGCATCGCAGGCACCAAGGAACAGGGCGCGCTCACACTGATCGACGCCACCAGCGGCGCCGGAGCGCTGCCGGTCGACATCAGCCAGACCGACGCCTATTATTTCTCTCCGCAGAAGGCCTTCGGCTCCGACGGCGGCCTGTGGATCGCCGTGCTTTCCCCCGCCGCGGTCGAACGCGCATACGGCATCGCCAAAAGCGTGGACCTTCCGGGCGCACGCCGCTGGATTCCCCCGTTCCTATCGCTCACCTCGGCCATCGAGAATTCGCGCAAGGATCAGACGCTCAACACTCCGGCCGTGGCTACGCTGATCATGTTGGAAAACCAGGTGCGCTGGCTCAACGACAACGGTGGCCTCGCCTGGGCTTCGGCACGTTGCGCAAGGTCGGCGTCCCTGCTGTACCAGTGGGCGGAAAAGTCCGATTACGCTTCCCCGTTCGTCGCCGACAAGAACGCTCGTTCCAACGCCGTGGTCACCATCGACCTTGACGAACGCATCAGCGCCACCCAAGTGGTTGCCGCACTGCGCGAAAACGGCATTGTAGACACCAACGGATACCGCAAGCTGGGCCGCAACCAACTACGCATCGGCGTGTTCCCATCGGTGGATCCAAGCGACGTCGACGCGCTCACCCGCTGCATCGACTATGTGGTGGAACATCTATGA
- a CDS encoding CHAP domain-containing protein — protein sequence MRHAAHKAAKVSNERFSVAKALFTSSRGSHTAKAVRMVQLANGGGAVVGLEPAVAEKLNEVAPMSRRAMREAARVAGRRSAFMASASLAALVGTAATAMAVGQQNASEMSFADNATTTTQMKRVSDDAASRSESRSGLDALASTSNSGDWQLGETSSSMDTNLLSKSIADNPNVAVLMDQDAGLLPSGFNPNHGTGDTGNDYPYGQCTWWAYTRRAQLGLPAGSHFGNARSWGDSARALGYWVDNTARHVGDIVVFAPGQQGADSYYGHVAIVEGVNADGSIKISESNVKGLGVISDRTFTAQEASQLTYIHY from the coding sequence ATGAGGCATGCGGCGCATAAAGCTGCCAAGGTTTCGAATGAGCGTTTCAGCGTTGCCAAGGCGCTGTTCACCTCGAGCCGCGGTTCCCACACCGCCAAGGCCGTTCGTATGGTCCAGCTGGCAAATGGTGGGGGTGCCGTTGTGGGTCTTGAGCCTGCGGTTGCCGAAAAGCTGAATGAAGTGGCTCCGATGAGCCGCCGCGCCATGCGTGAGGCCGCTCGTGTAGCCGGTCGTCGCTCCGCATTCATGGCTTCCGCATCGCTGGCTGCGTTGGTCGGCACTGCGGCCACTGCCATGGCGGTCGGTCAGCAGAATGCGTCTGAAATGTCTTTTGCCGACAATGCCACCACTACCACGCAGATGAAGCGTGTCTCCGACGATGCGGCATCCCGTTCCGAGTCCCGTAGCGGTCTAGACGCTCTGGCCTCCACCAGCAATAGCGGTGATTGGCAGCTTGGCGAAACCAGTTCCTCCATGGACACGAATCTTCTGTCAAAGTCCATTGCCGACAATCCCAATGTCGCCGTTCTCATGGATCAGGACGCCGGTCTTCTTCCTTCGGGCTTCAATCCGAACCACGGCACCGGTGATACCGGCAATGACTACCCATACGGTCAGTGCACATGGTGGGCGTATACTCGTCGTGCACAGCTTGGCCTGCCTGCCGGGAGCCATTTTGGCAATGCACGGAGTTGGGGTGATTCCGCTCGCGCTCTCGGCTATTGGGTTGATAACACGGCACGCCATGTTGGCGATATCGTGGTATTCGCTCCAGGCCAACAGGGTGCGGACAGCTATTACGGGCATGTCGCGATTGTCGAAGGAGTGAATGCCGACGGTTCGATCAAGATTTCGGAATCCAACGTCAAGGGTCTTGGCGTGATTTCCGATCGTACGTTCACTGCGCAGGAAGCTTCGCAGTTGACATATATTCATTACTGA
- a CDS encoding C40 family peptidase, protein MVASDTMNIAKRFTSIFAVVAVSASLGAAVPAASADGAMADTTVTATRSFPKTTATKRDFLAEHTSTDVESNADWGGIESLNVPQTESQAEKDRKAQEQAEAEAQAQAQAAQSQAQAQTQAEAQTASRSSERADISSVPTAPASATGQALADYALQFQGYPYVSGGNTPSGWDCSGFVQWVFAQFGVSLPHYSGAQMSVGTAVGSIAEAAPGDIIVNTQHAAIYIGNGMVINALNPAQGTQVTSLAVFSGGYAIRRVL, encoded by the coding sequence ATGGTAGCTTCAGACACGATGAATATTGCTAAACGTTTCACGAGTATCTTCGCCGTTGTTGCTGTGTCTGCCTCGTTGGGTGCGGCAGTTCCGGCCGCAAGCGCAGACGGTGCTATGGCTGATACCACGGTAACCGCTACACGTTCTTTCCCGAAGACCACCGCGACCAAGCGTGATTTTCTCGCCGAGCACACATCCACGGATGTTGAGTCCAACGCCGATTGGGGTGGCATCGAAAGTTTGAATGTTCCCCAGACCGAGTCTCAGGCGGAAAAGGACCGAAAGGCTCAGGAGCAAGCTGAGGCTGAAGCTCAGGCTCAGGCACAGGCGGCTCAGTCTCAGGCTCAGGCGCAGACGCAGGCTGAAGCTCAGACTGCCAGCCGTTCTTCCGAACGTGCCGACATCAGTAGCGTTCCTACGGCTCCTGCGAGTGCCACTGGTCAGGCATTGGCCGACTATGCTCTGCAGTTCCAAGGCTATCCGTATGTGTCTGGAGGCAATACTCCGTCCGGCTGGGATTGCTCTGGCTTCGTACAGTGGGTGTTCGCCCAGTTCGGTGTAAGCCTGCCGCATTATTCCGGTGCCCAGATGAGCGTTGGAACGGCTGTCGGAAGCATTGCCGAAGCAGCTCCTGGGGATATCATCGTCAATACTCAGCATGCCGCGATCTATATTGGCAACGGCATGGTGATCAACGCGCTGAATCCGGCTCAGGGAACGCAGGTCACTTCGCTGGCCGTGTTCTCAGGTGGCTATGCGATTCGTCGTGTGCTCTGA
- a CDS encoding universal stress protein → MINDKAILVGVDGSHASYKATWWAANYAKHAGLTLQIVCAYSLPSYAAVSFDATYTAMGDDNAAHNDAQEILSKAKAIADEQGVEATTLIVTGDPASVFVELSRNYNLIVIGNRGKGGLAERLLGTTSSSLPAYAYCPIVVVPYTDDDGNLMHLNNTITKVAVGSDESKWGLKALEIAADFAAAWDAELDVISAVPNMKGSDDEGVMASFKDDLEVRIKPLEEAHPDLKINKQIVPGPAVGALTKASYDHDVVVVGSRGRGGFTGLLLGSTSQGLLQHAVGPVYVVPRKYVEAAETRLDTVPSSPAEVKPKALDDIKGVEEVPVAKAEPEVVKAIETKIDPERQ, encoded by the coding sequence ATGATTAATGACAAGGCAATCCTCGTTGGTGTTGATGGATCCCACGCCAGCTACAAGGCCACGTGGTGGGCTGCGAATTATGCGAAGCATGCGGGATTGACGTTGCAAATCGTATGTGCGTACTCGTTGCCGAGCTATGCCGCTGTCTCCTTTGACGCGACGTACACCGCCATGGGAGACGACAATGCGGCCCACAACGATGCTCAGGAGATTCTGTCGAAGGCCAAGGCCATCGCCGATGAGCAGGGCGTTGAGGCGACGACCCTCATCGTCACGGGCGATCCGGCGTCCGTGTTCGTGGAACTGTCTCGCAACTATAATCTCATCGTCATCGGCAATCGTGGCAAGGGCGGCTTGGCGGAACGTCTGCTGGGTACCACCAGCTCCAGTCTGCCGGCATATGCGTACTGCCCGATCGTGGTGGTGCCGTACACCGACGATGATGGCAATCTGATGCATTTGAACAACACCATTACCAAGGTGGCCGTCGGCTCCGACGAATCCAAGTGGGGTTTGAAGGCTCTTGAGATTGCGGCTGATTTCGCCGCCGCATGGGATGCCGAGCTTGACGTTATCTCCGCGGTGCCGAATATGAAGGGTTCCGACGATGAAGGCGTGATGGCTTCGTTCAAGGATGATCTTGAAGTGCGTATCAAGCCGCTTGAGGAAGCCCATCCGGATTTGAAGATCAACAAGCAGATCGTGCCTGGCCCGGCAGTTGGCGCGCTGACCAAGGCCAGCTACGATCACGACGTCGTCGTGGTCGGTTCCCGTGGCCGCGGCGGCTTCACTGGTCTGCTGCTCGGCTCCACCAGCCAGGGCTTGCTGCAGCATGCGGTCGGCCCGGTGTATGTGGTGCCCCGCAAGTATGTCGAGGCTGCGGAAACCCGTCTTGATACGGTTCCGAGCTCGCCGGCCGAGGTCAAGCCGAAGGCACTCGACGATATCAAGGGTGTCGAAGAGGTGCCGGTCGCCAAGGCCGAGCCGGAAGTGGTCAAAGCCATCGAAACCAAGATCGACCCGGAACGTCAGTAA
- a CDS encoding OsmC family protein, translating into MGKRLWVERNKDGSWDAFSEDGAHIKFGKGRGQFTPGDLMKIALAGCAALSSQFAVEHTLGEGKGAKIVVDGTYDADNDAYIGFDEQVVIDASDAGLNDEDAEKFKERVTRHIDKGCTVKHTYVEKTPVRMNVTIKH; encoded by the coding sequence ATGGGCAAAAGGCTGTGGGTCGAGCGTAACAAAGACGGTTCCTGGGATGCGTTCAGCGAAGATGGCGCGCATATCAAGTTCGGCAAAGGCCGTGGCCAGTTCACGCCTGGAGACCTGATGAAAATCGCTTTGGCCGGCTGTGCCGCACTGTCGAGCCAGTTCGCCGTCGAACATACGCTGGGCGAGGGCAAGGGTGCGAAAATCGTTGTGGATGGCACCTATGACGCCGACAACGACGCTTATATCGGTTTCGACGAGCAGGTGGTCATCGACGCTTCCGACGCCGGCTTGAACGACGAGGATGCCGAGAAATTCAAGGAACGTGTCACCCGTCATATTGACAAGGGCTGCACGGTGAAGCATACGTACGTGGAGAAAACTCCGGTCCGTATGAACGTCACCATCAAGCACTGA
- a CDS encoding thymidylate synthase yields the protein MPYEDLVRRILTEGTLKSDRTGTGTISLFGQQMRFDLSEYFPLLTTKTVFFKGLAYELLWFLKGSTNVRWLQEHNVHIWDEWADENGDLGPVYGAQWRSWPAPTPDDPNRTIDQISNVLDLVKNHPDSRRMVVSAWNPAEVENMALPPCHALFQFYVADGKLSCQLYQRSCDMFLGVPFNIASYSLLTLMIAQQAGLQPGEFVWTGGDCHVYDNHIDQVLEQLSRNPYPYPQIRINKAASLFDYDYSDFEIVGYRHHPTIKAPVAV from the coding sequence ATGCCATATGAGGATTTGGTGCGTCGTATCCTGACGGAGGGCACGTTGAAGTCCGATCGCACGGGCACTGGCACCATCAGCCTGTTCGGACAGCAGATGCGATTCGACCTGAGCGAGTATTTTCCGCTGCTTACCACGAAAACGGTGTTTTTCAAGGGACTTGCCTATGAGTTGCTGTGGTTCCTGAAGGGTTCCACGAACGTGCGTTGGCTGCAGGAACATAATGTGCATATTTGGGATGAATGGGCCGATGAGAACGGCGATTTGGGTCCCGTGTATGGTGCGCAGTGGCGCAGCTGGCCGGCGCCTACGCCTGATGATCCGAATCGCACCATCGATCAGATCAGCAATGTGCTCGATCTGGTCAAGAACCATCCGGATTCCCGCCGTATGGTCGTATCCGCATGGAATCCGGCCGAAGTGGAGAATATGGCGTTGCCGCCATGCCACGCGCTGTTCCAGTTCTACGTGGCGGATGGCAAACTTTCATGCCAGCTGTACCAGCGTTCCTGCGACATGTTCCTCGGCGTGCCGTTCAATATCGCGTCCTATTCTTTGCTGACGCTAATGATTGCCCAGCAGGCAGGACTGCAGCCGGGGGAGTTCGTGTGGACGGGCGGCGACTGCCATGTATACGACAATCACATCGATCAGGTTCTGGAGCAGTTGAGCCGCAATCCATATCCGTATCCTCAGATCCGCATTAACAAAGCCGCTTCTCTGTTCGATTACGATTACAGTGATTTTGAAATCGTCGGCTACCGGCACCATCCAACCATCAAGGCGCCGGTGGCGGTCTGA
- a CDS encoding dihydrofolate reductase translates to MEHDSSCSGYHEPEPGLAGLENEEDWGDDFPKTFSVNLIWAQACDKEGHDGAIGFEGGMPWHLPEDMKRLKELTVSHPVIMGRKTWESLSPKYRPLPNRDNIVVSHDSSYRAPGATVVDSLDDALDLARQEAIPDDGLDRSEIWIIGGGQLYHEAMPFADKAYVTQISMHVDADTYAPDIKGLVESGAWKVAEEGVWQGTTKGSDDIAGFRFITFERNHEE, encoded by the coding sequence ATGGAGCATGACAGTAGCTGCAGTGGCTATCACGAACCCGAGCCCGGACTTGCCGGGCTTGAGAACGAGGAGGATTGGGGTGATGATTTCCCCAAGACGTTCTCGGTGAATCTGATTTGGGCGCAGGCCTGTGACAAGGAAGGTCATGACGGCGCCATCGGATTCGAGGGTGGTATGCCGTGGCATCTGCCCGAAGATATGAAGCGTCTCAAGGAGCTTACCGTCTCGCATCCGGTCATCATGGGGCGCAAGACGTGGGAATCCCTGAGCCCGAAGTATCGTCCGTTGCCGAATCGCGACAATATCGTGGTTTCGCACGATTCGTCTTATAGGGCGCCTGGAGCGACCGTGGTCGACAGTTTGGATGATGCGCTTGATCTGGCCCGTCAGGAAGCCATTCCGGATGATGGTCTCGACCGCAGCGAAATCTGGATCATCGGTGGCGGTCAGCTGTACCACGAGGCGATGCCGTTTGCGGACAAGGCATATGTGACGCAGATCAGCATGCACGTTGACGCCGACACCTATGCGCCTGACATCAAAGGCCTGGTGGAATCCGGGGCATGGAAGGTGGCCGAGGAAGGCGTATGGCAGGGCACTACGAAGGGTTCCGACGACATCGCCGGATTCCGTTTCATAACCTTTGAAAGAAATCACGAGGAGTAA
- a CDS encoding low molecular weight protein-tyrosine-phosphatase, which translates to MYTVMTVCTGNICRSPMAEIILRTEFERRGLADKVNVESSGVSDEEYGNPIDRRAVKVLRERGYELPAHHFAHRITRDEIERTDLFLPMTASHMRALLRQLPQAKRENVHMYRSFDPNLAKPAAGYESEIDLVDPWYGGAHEFEVAIDQIEEVAPFIVDWVEQRL; encoded by the coding sequence ATGTATACCGTGATGACCGTGTGCACCGGCAACATCTGCCGCTCTCCCATGGCCGAGATCATTCTGCGCACCGAATTCGAGCGTCGTGGGCTCGCCGACAAGGTCAATGTCGAATCCAGCGGTGTCAGCGATGAGGAATACGGCAATCCGATCGATCGTCGCGCCGTCAAGGTGTTGCGTGAGCGTGGATATGAGCTTCCGGCGCACCATTTCGCGCACCGCATCACTCGTGATGAGATCGAGCGCACCGACCTGTTCTTGCCTATGACCGCTTCCCACATGCGTGCGTTGTTGCGTCAGCTTCCGCAGGCCAAGCGTGAGAACGTGCACATGTACCGTAGTTTCGATCCGAATCTTGCCAAGCCTGCTGCAGGCTACGAAAGCGAGATTGATCTGGTCGATCCATGGTATGGTGGCGCCCACGAATTCGAAGTGGCAATCGATCAGATTGAGGAAGTGGCTCCGTTCATCGTCGATTGGGTCGAGCAGCGGCTCTGA